A single window of Buchnera aphidicola (Aphis nasturtii) DNA harbors:
- the tilS gene encoding tRNA lysidine(34) synthetase TilS, with translation MIQDIIKKYKYKLFLIAYSGGIDSTVLLYQLVKIKKNNPKISIRAIHINHNMHINSNKWQIHCINTCKKYNIPLIIEKIDINITNNIEEQLRIKRYNLIYKNLLNREILLTGHHLNDQCETFFLSLKRGSGPTGLSAMSSETIFGKSKIVRPFLTKTREEIKTLANSNQLKWIEDFTNLNINYERNFIRHKILPVLEKKWPFFLRNCFRTTKICNEETILKNILLKEKIQKFLNFNECLNIGNFKNLKEELCKALIRYWISLKNIKTPSYNTIQRIYNEIIYNRKNASLKIIIQKNEIRCYKKFLYFVKIKKNIKNMIIFWHDTCHKLTLPNHLGYIIRNNKEGINLPKPKNGELINIRFQHEGKILILGRQKQRNIKKIWQEHNIPPWLRNQIPLIFYNNQLISALGVFVVNQTMKYQEKNNQNQWCISWINNVQSNDYSNFVFN, from the coding sequence TTGATTCAAGATATTATTAAAAAATATAAATATAAACTATTCTTAATAGCATATAGTGGTGGAATAGATTCTACAGTACTATTATATCAGTTAGTAAAAATTAAAAAAAACAATCCTAAAATTAGTATACGTGCTATTCATATCAATCATAATATGCATATTAATTCAAATAAATGGCAAATACATTGCATTAATACTTGTAAAAAATATAATATACCATTAATCATTGAAAAAATAGATATAAATATTACAAATAACATTGAAGAACAACTACGAATTAAAAGATACAACTTAATTTATAAAAATTTATTAAACAGAGAAATACTACTAACTGGCCATCATTTAAACGATCAATGCGAAACATTCTTTTTATCTCTTAAAAGAGGTAGTGGTCCTACTGGTTTATCTGCAATGTCTTCTGAAACAATTTTTGGAAAAAGTAAAATTGTTCGGCCATTTTTAACAAAAACAAGAGAAGAAATCAAAACATTAGCTAACTCCAATCAATTAAAATGGATTGAAGATTTTACTAATTTGAATATAAATTATGAACGTAATTTTATACGACATAAAATACTTCCAGTTTTAGAAAAAAAATGGCCTTTTTTTTTAAGAAATTGTTTTCGTACTACTAAAATATGTAATGAAGAAACTATATTAAAAAATATTCTTTTAAAAGAAAAAATTCAAAAATTTCTTAATTTCAACGAATGTTTAAATATTGGAAATTTTAAAAATTTAAAAGAAGAATTATGTAAAGCTTTAATTAGATATTGGATTTCTTTAAAAAATATTAAAACACCTTCATATAATACTATTCAGCGTATATATAATGAAATCATATATAATCGAAAAAATGCTAGTCTAAAAATAATTATTCAAAAAAATGAAATTAGATGTTATAAAAAATTTCTTTATTTTGTTAAAATAAAAAAAAATATTAAAAATATGATTATATTTTGGCATGATACTTGTCATAAATTAACTCTTCCTAACCATTTAGGTTATATTATAAGAAATAATAAAGAAGGAATAAATCTACCTAAACCAAAAAATGGTGAATTAATTAATATTCGTTTTCAACATGAAGGAAAAATATTAATTTTAGGAAGACAAAAACAAAGAAATATTAAAAAAATCTGGCAAGAACATAACATCCCTCCTTGGTTGCGAAATCAAATTCCTCTTATATTTTACAATAATCAATTAATTAGCGCATTAGGTGTATTTGTTGTTAATCAAACAATGAAATATCAAGAAAAAAACAATCAAAATCAATGGTGTATCTCTTGGATCAATAATGTTCAATCAAATGATTATAGTAATTTTGTATTTAATTAA
- a CDS encoding riboflavin synthase subunit alpha, whose product MFTGIVHGVAQVISIDKKKKLHTYTINLPSILLKGLKLGASVANNGCCLTVKTIDRYYVVFDVMQVTLEHTNLGFVNIGDYINVERSVKYGDEIGGHIVSGHIMNTAEISKILKLNNNYIIWFKIKNFSLMKYIFYKGFICIDGISLTIVNITRNEFCVSIIPETLSLTTIGFKKIGELVNIEIDLYTQITVDTTERLINNNFFVPCK is encoded by the coding sequence ATGTTTACAGGCATTGTCCACGGAGTAGCTCAAGTTATTTCTATAGATAAGAAAAAAAAATTACATACTTATACTATTAATTTGCCATCGATTTTATTAAAAGGGTTAAAACTTGGTGCTTCAGTTGCAAATAATGGATGTTGTTTAACAGTGAAAACAATCGATAGGTATTATGTAGTTTTTGACGTAATGCAAGTGACTCTTGAACATACTAATTTAGGGTTTGTTAATATAGGAGATTATATTAATGTTGAAAGATCTGTAAAATATGGTGATGAAATTGGCGGGCATATAGTATCTGGTCATATTATGAATACTGCTGAAATTTCTAAAATATTAAAATTAAATAATAATTATATTATATGGTTTAAAATAAAAAATTTCTCTTTAATGAAGTACATTTTTTATAAAGGTTTTATTTGCATAGATGGAATAAGTTTAACAATTGTTAATATTACTAGGAATGAGTTTTGTGTTAGTATAATACCTGAAACATTGTCTTTAACAACAATAGGTTTTAAAAAAATTGGAGAATTAGTTAATATTGAAATTGACTTATACACTCAAATTACTGTAGATACAACAGAACGTTTGATTAATAATAATTTTTTTGTTCCATGCAAATAA
- the metG gene encoding methionine--tRNA ligase, with the protein MSIQARKILVTCALPYANGPIHIGHMLEHIQADIWVRYQRMRGHEVWFISSDDAHGTAVMLRAKNLGISEKQLIKNTQKEHTIDFMNFNISYDNYHNTHSVENLFLIRKIFFSLCNKKLLNKKKIVQFYDNQEKIFLPDRFVKGTCPVCYAKNQYGDTCEVCSSIYEPIDLINSISVISGTPPILKETEHLYFDLPSFSDMLNKWIYSGILEKTVINKTEEWLKLGLKKWCISRDAPYFGFKIPNFLNKYFYVWLDAPIGYISSFKNLCLKNKNINFNEFWDKNAKSELYHFIGKDIIYFHTLFWPAILESSDFRKPSGIFVHGYLTMNGLKLSKSRNFLITASDWLKYFDSDSLRYYYASKLTNNINDIEMNLDDFMYKINNDIVNKLANLASRSASFIHKYFNGYLSDKLDDYNLYQSFVDTTKKIENFFENREFSLIIKSSMKLLDVANQYINEKKPWTIQKKVEKNNDLHMICTMGINLFRVIMIFLKPILPTLSKKTELFLISNLIWNDIHKPLLSHKITDFPRLYERISSDKILQLFKLFK; encoded by the coding sequence ATGTCTATTCAAGCTAGAAAAATTTTAGTTACTTGTGCATTACCATATGCTAATGGTCCAATTCATATTGGACATATGCTGGAACATATTCAAGCAGATATCTGGGTGCGTTATCAAAGAATGCGAGGGCATGAAGTTTGGTTTATTTCTTCCGATGATGCACATGGTACTGCAGTTATGTTACGTGCGAAAAATTTAGGAATATCAGAAAAACAGTTAATAAAAAATACTCAGAAAGAACATACAATAGATTTTATGAACTTTAATATTTCTTATGATAATTATCATAATACACATAGCGTAGAAAATTTATTTTTAATCAGAAAAATATTTTTTTCTTTATGTAATAAAAAATTGTTAAATAAGAAAAAAATTGTTCAATTTTATGATAATCAAGAAAAAATATTTCTTCCGGATAGATTTGTCAAGGGAACATGTCCTGTTTGTTATGCAAAAAATCAATATGGAGATACCTGTGAAGTATGCAGTTCGATTTATGAACCTATAGATTTAATTAATTCTATTTCGGTCATTTCAGGTACACCGCCTATTCTAAAAGAAACTGAACATTTATATTTTGATTTACCAAGTTTTTCAGATATGTTAAATAAATGGATATATTCTGGTATATTGGAAAAAACAGTAATTAATAAAACAGAAGAATGGTTAAAATTAGGTTTAAAAAAATGGTGTATTTCTCGTGACGCACCATATTTTGGATTTAAAATTCCAAATTTTTTAAATAAATATTTTTATGTTTGGCTAGATGCGCCCATTGGTTATATTAGTTCATTTAAAAACCTTTGTTTAAAAAACAAAAATATAAATTTTAATGAGTTTTGGGATAAAAACGCTAAATCCGAATTATATCATTTTATTGGAAAAGATATTATCTATTTTCATACATTATTTTGGCCTGCTATACTAGAATCATCTGATTTTCGAAAACCTAGTGGTATTTTCGTTCATGGTTATCTTACAATGAATGGATTAAAATTATCAAAATCTCGAAATTTTTTAATTACAGCATCAGATTGGCTAAAATATTTTGATTCTGATAGTTTACGTTATTATTATGCGAGTAAATTAACAAATAATATTAATGACATTGAAATGAATTTAGATGATTTTATGTATAAAATAAACAATGATATTGTGAATAAATTAGCAAATTTAGCATCAAGAAGTGCTAGTTTTATTCATAAATATTTTAATGGATATTTATCTGATAAATTAGATGATTACAACTTGTATCAATCCTTTGTGGATACAACTAAAAAAATAGAAAATTTTTTTGAAAATAGAGAATTTAGTTTAATTATTAAAAGTTCTATGAAATTACTAGACGTTGCAAATCAATATATAAATGAAAAAAAACCTTGGACGATTCAAAAAAAAGTAGAGAAAAATAATGATTTACATATGATTTGTACTATGGGAATTAACTTATTTAGAGTAATTATGATTTTTTTAAAACCCATTTTACCTACTTTATCTAAAAAAACAGAACTATTTTTAATTTCAAATCTTATTTGGAATGATATTCATAAACCTTTATTATCGCATAAAATAACAGATTTTCCAAGATTATATGAAAGAATCAGTTCTGATAAGATATTACAATTATTTAAGTTATTTAAATAA
- a CDS encoding RnfABCDGE type electron transport complex subunit D yields MNLPYIYNIYNVKKMMFFVLIASIPAMLTECYFFGVVILIQIFLFIICSLLLEIIILKICRKNIKDNILDNSSLVTSVLLGLSIPSTLTWWMIIFSSFFAIVVSKHLYGGLGQNIFNPAMIGYAVLLISFPLNMSSYYKENTKLFSLDDLQTSINKIFFKTKKSIILNNSPDIFTEATPLNNFKNTSRIFYDTSLKDVTIQNKKITIFTPWSYINISFLLGGIFLLYKKIICWRIPLSFLLSIFILSILSYLFSTNFIVSPFFHLFSGGTMICAFFISTDPVTTSYSNIGKMIFGLILGLLVYIIRIYSDYPDGVAFAVLLGNMLVPLIDDFLNTSGYGHKKYERF; encoded by the coding sequence ATGAATCTTCCTTATATATATAATATTTACAATGTAAAAAAAATGATGTTTTTTGTTCTTATAGCATCTATCCCGGCTATGTTAACAGAATGTTATTTTTTTGGTGTAGTTATATTAATACAAATATTTTTATTTATAATATGTTCTTTGCTATTAGAAATAATTATATTAAAAATATGTCGTAAAAATATTAAAGATAATATATTAGATAACTCATCATTGGTCACTTCAGTACTACTAGGTTTAAGTATCCCTTCTACGTTGACTTGGTGGATGATAATATTTAGTTCTTTTTTTGCTATTGTTGTCTCTAAACATTTATATGGAGGTTTAGGACAAAATATATTTAATCCAGCTATGATTGGTTATGCTGTATTACTCATATCTTTTCCTTTAAATATGAGTTCCTATTACAAAGAAAATACTAAATTATTTTCTTTAGATGATTTACAAACTTCAATAAATAAAATTTTTTTTAAAACAAAAAAAAGTATTATTTTAAATAATAGTCCTGATATTTTTACAGAAGCAACACCTTTAAATAACTTTAAAAACACGTCTCGTATTTTTTATGATACTTCTTTAAAGGATGTAACGATACAAAATAAAAAAATAACTATCTTTACGCCTTGGAGTTACATTAATATAAGTTTTTTATTAGGTGGTATTTTTTTATTATATAAAAAAATTATTTGTTGGCGTATTCCACTTAGTTTTTTATTATCTATATTTATTTTGTCTATTTTGAGTTATTTATTTTCAACGAATTTTATTGTTTCTCCATTTTTTCATCTTTTTTCTGGTGGAACAATGATATGTGCTTTTTTTATTTCAACTGATCCAGTTACAACCTCTTATAGTAATATAGGGAAAATGATTTTTGGTTTAATACTTGGCTTATTAGTTTACATAATTCGAATTTATAGTGATTATCCAGATGGAGTAGCTTTTGCAGTATTACTTGGAAATATGCTAGTTCCATTAATAGATGATTTTTTGAATACATCTGGATATGGGCATAAAAAATATGAAAGATTTTAA
- the hisIE gene encoding bifunctional phosphoribosyl-AMP cyclohydrolase/phosphoribosyl-ATP diphosphatase HisIE — protein sequence MLIKQKKILRLDWNKTNNMMPTIIQDVLSNEVLMHGYMNQEAFLKTQKEGFVTFYSRSKKRLWTKGETSGNFLRVVEITTDCDNDSLLVLVEPIGNTCHLNKKSCFFLKNHHLSFLYELERTIENRKNNNFKNSYTSSLYKSGTHRIAQKVGEEAVETILAAMKKDTNELINESSDLIYHLLVLLHDQNLNFNLIIENLKKRKQ from the coding sequence ATGTTAATCAAACAAAAAAAAATACTAAGATTAGATTGGAATAAAACTAATAACATGATGCCGACAATTATACAAGATGTTTTATCTAACGAAGTTCTTATGCACGGTTATATGAATCAAGAAGCTTTTTTAAAAACACAAAAAGAAGGTTTTGTTACTTTTTATTCTCGTAGTAAAAAACGTTTATGGACAAAAGGTGAAACTTCAGGAAATTTTTTAAGAGTAGTAGAAATAACCACAGATTGTGATAATGATTCATTATTAGTTTTAGTTGAGCCCATTGGAAATACATGCCATTTAAATAAAAAAAGTTGTTTTTTTTTAAAAAATCATCATTTGTCTTTTCTTTATGAATTGGAAAGAACAATAGAAAATAGAAAAAATAATAATTTCAAAAATTCTTATACATCTAGTTTGTATAAATCTGGAACTCATCGAATAGCTCAAAAAGTAGGTGAAGAAGCTGTAGAGACAATATTAGCTGCTATGAAAAAAGATACAAATGAATTAATCAACGAATCTTCAGATTTAATTTATCATTTACTTGTATTACTACATGATCAAAATTTAAATTTTAATTTAATTATTGAAAACTTAAAAAAAAGAAAACAATAA
- the rsxG gene encoding electron transport complex subunit RsxG: protein MKDFKKILKNSFIMSFFSVLCLCMVIYINCITKNQIKNQKEQEKKIFIQQVIPYNIYNSYKVKKYLVNNALLGDLKKHNLWLLLKNQTAKIAIIESIAPDGYSGSIYILVAAYLNGKIIGVRVLSHKETPGIGDKIDISISNWITKFKNLSVRNEQDNRVLLKKYGGQIDQFTGATITPQAVTNAVKRTVIFIKKIPFIFSLKR, encoded by the coding sequence ATGAAAGATTTTAAAAAAATATTAAAAAATTCATTTATAATGAGTTTTTTTTCTGTTTTATGTTTATGTATGGTTATATATATAAATTGTATTACGAAAAATCAAATAAAAAATCAAAAAGAACAAGAAAAAAAAATCTTTATTCAACAAGTAATACCATATAATATTTATAATTCTTATAAAGTAAAAAAATATTTAGTAAATAATGCATTATTAGGGGATTTAAAAAAACATAATTTATGGTTATTGTTGAAAAATCAAACAGCAAAAATTGCTATTATTGAAAGTATAGCCCCAGACGGATATTCTGGTTCAATTTATATATTAGTAGCAGCATATTTAAATGGTAAAATTATTGGTGTTAGAGTTTTATCTCATAAAGAAACTCCTGGAATTGGAGATAAAATTGATATATCTATTTCTAATTGGATTACTAAATTTAAAAATTTAAGTGTAAGAAATGAACAAGATAATCGTGTATTATTAAAAAAATATGGTGGTCAAATCGATCAATTTACAGGTGCTACTATTACACCACAAGCTGTAACTAATGCTGTAAAAAGAACAGTTATTTTCATTAAGAAAATCCCATTTATATTTTCTTTAAAGAGATAA
- the dcd gene encoding dCTP deaminase — protein sequence MRLCDQDIEEWLATKKLIITPYPSKELINGVTVDIHLGNKFRIFYDHTISCIDLSSSQEKISKNLKKIMSNERLFSQKNPFFLKPKSLVLFSTLESITLPDNLVGWLDGRSSLARLGLMIHVTSHRIDPGWNGNIVLEVFNAGNLTLVLSPKIKIAALSFELLSKSVSRSYSSRCESKYKIQTGVVPSRIYKE from the coding sequence ATGCGTTTATGTGATCAAGATATTGAAGAATGGTTAGCTACAAAAAAATTAATTATTACACCTTATCCTAGCAAAGAACTTATTAACGGCGTTACTGTAGATATACATCTTGGAAACAAATTTCGTATTTTTTATGATCATACTATATCTTGTATTGATTTAAGCAGTTCGCAAGAAAAAATATCTAAAAATTTAAAAAAAATAATGAGTAATGAAAGATTATTTTCCCAAAAAAATCCATTTTTTTTAAAACCAAAATCTTTAGTATTGTTTTCAACTTTAGAAAGCATTACATTGCCTGATAATTTAGTTGGTTGGTTAGATGGTCGCTCTTCTTTAGCAAGGCTTGGGCTAATGATTCATGTAACATCTCATAGAATTGATCCTGGTTGGAATGGTAATATAGTCTTAGAAGTTTTTAATGCTGGCAATTTAACATTAGTCTTATCTCCAAAAATTAAAATTGCTGCATTAAGTTTTGAATTACTTTCTAAATCAGTTTCTCGATCTTATAGTTCTCGTTGTGAATCAAAATATAAAATTCAGACTGGAGTGGTTCCTAGTCGTATTTATAAAGAATAA
- the rsxA gene encoding electron transport complex subunit RsxA, protein MKNYFLFFISNILIDNFILVKFLGLCPFTGASNKFKIAVGISFATTFVVFVSTIILWCINFFILSPFDLVYLRIIIYMLIISFCVQFIEIILQNTSPFLYRILGIFLPLITTNCAVLAIPLFCLYENYTFLDSIFYAISSSFGFSLIMIIFASIRERILLSDIPIIFQGSPIVLITISLISIAFMGFKGLIKT, encoded by the coding sequence GTGAAAAATTATTTTCTATTTTTTATATCAAATATATTAATTGATAATTTTATTTTGGTAAAATTTCTTGGTTTATGTCCTTTTACAGGAGCATCAAATAAATTCAAAATTGCTGTAGGTATTAGCTTTGCTACAACTTTTGTCGTATTTGTATCTACTATTATTTTGTGGTGTATTAATTTTTTCATTTTATCTCCATTTGATTTAGTTTATTTAAGAATTATTATATATATGTTAATAATTTCATTTTGTGTACAGTTTATAGAAATAATTTTACAAAATACTAGTCCTTTTTTATATCGTATACTTGGTATTTTTTTACCATTAATTACAACTAATTGTGCGGTTTTAGCGATTCCTTTATTTTGTTTATATGAAAATTATACATTTTTAGATTCAATATTTTATGCAATTAGTTCTTCTTTCGGTTTTTCTTTAATTATGATTATATTTGCAAGTATTAGAGAACGTATATTATTATCTGATATTCCTATTATATTTCAGGGATCTCCTATTGTTCTTATTACTATAAGTTTAATTTCTATCGCTTTTATGGGATTTAAGGGTTTAATAAAAACATAA
- the gndA gene encoding NADP-dependent phosphogluconate dehydrogenase, with product MLKQQIGVVGMAVMGRNLALNIANKNYRVSIFNRTRLITEEIIKQNKGKNIFPYFSIKDFIESLIKPRCVLLMIKAGSPTDNTILSILPYLEKGDILIDGGNTFYKDTIRRSNDLLSKGIHFIGMGVSGGEFGALNGPSIMPGGSKEAYKLIFPILKDISAKFNEESCVTYIGPNGSGHYVKMIHNGIEYGDMQLISESYFILKNLLNLNNEELANVFSDWNKGELNSYLIEITKNIFLKQDEKNRYVLDLILDEAEDKGTGKWISKNALELREPLTLITESVFSRYLSSLKKQRIIASKVLRGPTLQRIPSENKKLFIEEVRKALYLGKIISYAQGFSQLKKASEQYSWDLKYSEIAKIFRSGCIIRAKFLEKIKDAFNIDNNIDNLLLTPYFSNVSNEYEKSLRHVVRYGIKYGIPVPTFSSAISYYDSYRTSSSSANLIQAQRDYFGAHTYKRTDTSGYFHTDWLSKK from the coding sequence ATGTTAAAGCAACAAATTGGTGTTGTAGGTATGGCTGTAATGGGTCGAAACTTAGCATTAAATATTGCAAACAAAAACTATCGTGTGTCTATCTTTAATAGAACTAGATTAATAACGGAAGAAATAATTAAACAAAATAAAGGAAAAAACATTTTTCCATATTTTTCTATTAAAGATTTTATAGAATCTCTAATAAAACCAAGATGTGTATTATTAATGATAAAAGCGGGATCTCCTACAGATAATACTATACTCTCTATTCTTCCTTATTTAGAAAAGGGAGATATATTAATTGATGGAGGTAATACTTTTTATAAAGATACAATTAGAAGAAGCAATGATCTTCTTAGCAAAGGTATACATTTTATTGGTATGGGTGTTTCAGGCGGTGAATTTGGTGCATTAAATGGTCCTTCTATTATGCCTGGTGGATCAAAAGAAGCATATAAACTTATTTTTCCTATTTTAAAAGATATATCTGCTAAATTTAATGAAGAATCTTGTGTGACTTATATTGGTCCTAATGGTTCTGGTCATTATGTAAAAATGATTCATAATGGCATCGAATATGGTGATATGCAACTAATTTCAGAATCATATTTCATCTTAAAAAATTTATTAAATTTAAACAATGAAGAACTTGCGAATGTTTTCTCTGATTGGAATAAAGGAGAATTAAATAGTTATCTAATTGAAATAACAAAAAATATTTTTTTAAAACAAGATGAAAAAAATCGTTATGTATTAGATTTAATTTTAGATGAAGCAGAAGATAAAGGTACTGGTAAATGGATTAGTAAAAATGCTTTAGAACTTCGAGAGCCACTTACGTTAATTACAGAATCTGTTTTTTCAAGATATTTATCTTCACTTAAAAAACAGCGTATTATTGCTTCAAAAGTTCTAAGAGGACCTACTTTACAACGCATACCATCTGAAAATAAAAAGCTATTTATTGAAGAGGTTCGAAAAGCTTTATATTTAGGAAAAATCATTTCTTATGCCCAAGGTTTTTCTCAATTAAAAAAAGCATCAGAACAATATTCTTGGGATTTAAAATATAGTGAAATTGCTAAAATTTTTAGATCAGGATGTATTATTCGAGCGAAATTTTTAGAAAAAATAAAAGATGCATTTAATATCGATAATAATATAGATAATTTATTATTAACACCCTATTTCTCAAATGTATCTAATGAATATGAGAAATCTTTACGACATGTTGTGAGATATGGAATTAAATATGGGATTCCTGTTCCTACTTTTTCTTCTGCTATATCATATTATGATAGTTATCGAACTTCTTCCTCATCAGCTAATTTAATTCAAGCACAAAGAGATTATTTTGGCGCGCATACTTATAAAAGAACTGATACATCAGGATATTTTCATACAGATTGGTTAAGTAAAAAATAA
- the rsxC gene encoding electron transport complex subunit RsxC: MKKKYNFPGGVKCLPIKEELNNYIINHIPIPKNFIIYVKYNTLKKSMLRVKINQKVLCGQPLTFGDSSSVPIHSPTSGLVQSIEFNSSHVDLNKENIKITILSDYLDQWIRLKKIDNYKLYSAKSLIKIIYQLGIVGLGGAHFSSSKKLTLSINKVHTLVVNAVESDPYITADYCLINNYLNEIFIGCKIVSWISQVKNILIVIQEDKIELISKIQLLIQNKTLFKICILKKKYPGGSSKVIIKSLTGKEIPFGKHSIDIGYLIFNISTVYAIKRAIVNGEPLIQRIISLYNYKNHLSKNFLIRIGTPINFLLNYLKIKNNLDHMIYIGGVFMNNFLTDLNYSISKDINCITIYKKKHKKSISYSCINCSYCVQVCPVNLLPQKLYLYSKNKNHKKTKNSYIMDCIECKICEKVCPSNIPLVKYFKNEKIIQNKINIETKQKKIFFRRFQLREERLLNQKKMFYENNNHFNKKKLTESNILKKTLKKEFINKNKIEKNIRKEILRSIIERAKNKIL; encoded by the coding sequence ATAAAAAAAAAATATAATTTTCCAGGTGGAGTAAAATGCTTACCAATAAAAGAAGAACTAAATAATTATATTATTAATCACATTCCTATTCCCAAAAATTTTATTATTTATGTTAAATATAATACTTTAAAAAAAAGTATGTTAAGAGTTAAAATTAATCAGAAAGTATTATGTGGTCAACCTTTAACTTTTGGTGATTCTTCAAGTGTCCCTATTCATTCTCCTACTTCGGGTTTAGTTCAAAGTATAGAATTTAATTCTAGTCATGTTGATTTGAATAAAGAAAACATAAAAATTACAATTTTATCTGATTATTTAGATCAATGGATTAGATTAAAAAAAATTGATAATTATAAATTATATTCTGCTAAAAGCTTAATAAAAATTATTTATCAATTGGGTATAGTAGGTCTTGGAGGTGCTCATTTTTCTTCTTCTAAAAAATTAACGCTAAGTATTAATAAAGTACATACGTTAGTAGTAAATGCAGTGGAAAGTGACCCTTATATAACTGCTGATTATTGTTTAATTAATAATTATTTAAATGAGATATTCATAGGATGTAAAATCGTTTCTTGGATATCTCAAGTAAAAAATATTTTAATTGTTATTCAAGAGGATAAAATTGAATTAATTTCAAAAATTCAATTATTAATTCAAAATAAAACACTATTTAAAATTTGTATTTTAAAAAAAAAATATCCTGGAGGTAGTAGTAAAGTTATTATTAAATCTTTAACAGGAAAAGAAATTCCTTTTGGAAAACACTCTATAGATATAGGATATCTTATTTTTAATATTTCAACTGTATATGCTATTAAAAGAGCTATTGTTAATGGAGAACCATTAATTCAGAGAATTATTAGTTTATATAATTATAAGAATCATTTATCTAAAAATTTTTTAATTAGAATAGGAACTCCTATAAACTTTCTTTTAAATTATTTAAAGATTAAAAATAATTTAGATCATATGATTTATATAGGCGGTGTATTTATGAATAATTTTCTTACTGATTTAAATTATTCAATATCAAAAGATATTAATTGTATTACAATATATAAAAAAAAACATAAAAAATCTATTAGTTACTCATGTATTAATTGTAGTTATTGTGTTCAAGTATGCCCAGTTAATTTACTTCCTCAAAAATTATATTTATATTCTAAAAATAAAAATCATAAAAAAACAAAGAACTCTTATATTATGGATTGTATTGAGTGTAAAATTTGTGAAAAGGTCTGTCCTAGTAATATTCCATTAGTTAAATATTTTAAAAATGAAAAAATTATTCAAAATAAAATCAATATAGAAACTAAGCAAAAAAAAATTTTTTTTCGTCGTTTTCAGTTACGAGAAGAAAGATTATTAAACCAAAAAAAAATGTTTTATGAAAATAATAATCACTTTAATAAAAAAAAATTAACAGAATCTAATATTTTAAAAAAAACATTAAAAAAAGAATTTATTAATAAAAACAAAATAGAAAAAAATATTAGAAAAGAAATATTGCGTTCTATAATAGAACGTGCAAAAAATAAAATTTTATAA
- a CDS encoding RnfABCDGE type electron transport complex subunit B, which translates to MIVILIFSLFSFFLGLVLSYINDIFPIKKDLMIDKINDILPQSQCAKCGYSGCYPYAKSIINNNEKINKCVPGGDELIFKINKLLNLDDNLKDVNIQNKSIVYTTVKIDEINCVGCSKCAVFCPVDAIIGAPNFTHTVVQNFCTGCNICLLHCPTNCIKIIKE; encoded by the coding sequence ATAATAGTTATTTTAATTTTTTCTTTATTTTCGTTTTTTTTAGGTTTAGTACTATCATATATAAATGATATTTTTCCTATAAAAAAAGACCTAATGATAGATAAGATTAATGATATATTACCTCAAAGTCAGTGTGCAAAATGCGGATATTCAGGTTGTTATCCTTATGCAAAATCAATAATAAATAATAATGAAAAGATTAATAAGTGTGTTCCTGGTGGAGATGAATTAATATTTAAAATTAATAAATTATTAAATTTAGACGATAATTTAAAAGATGTAAATATTCAAAATAAATCAATTGTATATACAACAGTAAAAATTGATGAAATAAACTGCGTAGGATGTTCTAAATGCGCTGTATTTTGCCCAGTAGATGCAATAATTGGAGCTCCTAATTTCACGCATACAGTAGTACAAAATTTTTGTACTGGTTGTAATATTTGTTTATTACATTGTCCAACTAATTGTATTAAAATAATTAAAGAATAA